The genome window TCGGTCAGGTTTCTCCAGCTGTTGGGAGCCAATCCCGTAATTTTTATATGCATGATCCGGATACGGTGGAGTGTCAGCACGCGATAGCCGAGAGCGCGGCACATGCGTCGGATCTGTCGATTCCGACCCTCTGTGAGAATGATACGAAACCGAGCGGGACCCAGACGTTCAACCTGACAAGGCTTCGTTGGACGACCTAAGATCACGACGCCCCGGACCATCCGATCAAGGAATGCCTGATCGAATGGACGGTCCACTGACACCAGGTATTCGCGCTCATGACCAAACTCCGTTCGCAGTATCTTGTTGACGATATCGCCATCGTTCGTCAGGAGAATGAGCCCAGACGAGTCCTTGTCAAGACGGCCAATCGGAAAAATTCTCTCCTGATGGCCAATCACAGCGATGATGTTGCGGGGGACGTGAGATTCGCTCGTCGTCGTTACCCCGACCGGTTTGTGGTACTTGATGTAGATCGCCTTGTTCCCCCACGGAATGACCTGCCCATCGCGAGCAATGACATCGCCAACGGCAATTTGGTCGCCCAGTTTCGCAGGACGGCCATTAATAGTGACGCGTCCGCACTCGATGAGCCGGTCGGCTTCGCGACGAGAACAGATCCCGTGTTCAGTAAAGAATTTATTAATGCGGAGTGTTTCAGCCACAGGGAGGACAAGCCTGTTCAGTGGACTCGGCGGCCCGCTCGAATTCTCCCTAAGATCCGATAGATCAGCCTGGCGATAGAAAACTGCGGCGCAACGAACCCTTCAATCGGGGCGATTTCACTGACGTCCATGCCGAGAATACCAGGGCCATTTGCCAAGGCAGTCATGAAGTTCAGCGTATCGTACCAGCCTAGGCCACCAGGTTCCGGAGTTCCCAGCGCCGGCACGAGCGAGGCGTCAAGTCCATCGCAATCAAACGTGAGATATACCGGTCCCCGACAAGCTTTGACGACGTCAGGAATCCATTTGGTCGCTCGTCCTTCGTACGGTCCCGAT of Nitrospiraceae bacterium contains these proteins:
- a CDS encoding pseudouridine synthase, which produces MAETLRINKFFTEHGICSRREADRLIECGRVTINGRPAKLGDQIAVGDVIARDGQVIPWGNKAIYIKYHKPVGVTTTSESHVPRNIIAVIGHQERIFPIGRLDKDSSGLILLTNDGDIVNKILRTEFGHEREYLVSVDRPFDQAFLDRMVRGVVILGRPTKPCQVERLGPARFRIILTEGRNRQIRRMCRALGYRVLTLHRIRIMHIKITGLAPNSWRNLTDEERTKLLEEVGRDAVAT